One genomic region from Salvia hispanica cultivar TCC Black 2014 chromosome 2, UniMelb_Shisp_WGS_1.0, whole genome shotgun sequence encodes:
- the LOC125203614 gene encoding uncharacterized protein LOC125203614, whose translation MTTITQPTAALSPDSAASSPLSRNHNSWDADPSPQAAKLRLMCSYGGRIVPRPHDKTLCYVGGDTRIIVVDRHTSLEALHRRLSRTLLSNQPFSLKYQLPTEDLDSLITITSDEDLDNMMEEYDRLHNAAPAAKAGRLRLFVFPKSAMSIDQLLVQNTSSKPEDWFFNALNGKSSNQSTTAASDRGFSDSSSVNNLLGLDDDFAEKAAEKDAELKIEAPKIGGNANGVANGNYVINQDVHSIPDSPMLDTTSSFGSASSSPSVPNLPRIKVHVEENRKVGGLGIEEQFQQISVNPPSQKQEQEAFTAAGAANSPFPVAAGGEYRFVSDDERSDHGGQRKAQQISHFQQKQTNAFDPSSPHSVSSDGSGANQLHRQRQAIYHQEQPIQIQSGNSRAPSNQADFNSVDQANAQIQMQPQLQESGYQIQPELHQPQQFIQAGNHYIPSNAAPITSYYPVYPPQPQPHPHQPVLDQHYPVYYVSGTGRPTPAYNLPMQQPGYSELGQTAPSSHPQTAPVAPPAAYNHARNVPSSQPELVSGLYRTGASAAPHPHPVQAPASQPQYVAFTPIHHSSSAANQNYAYELFDPTNAQMYYTRLPPQMAAQFQTFHPVPAMAANDASASHSAETIHHGSG comes from the exons ATGACCACCATCACTCAACCCACGGCGGCGCTCTCCCCGGACTCCGCCGCATCCTCCCCGCTCTCCCGCAACCACAACTCCTGGGACGCCGATCCCTCGCCGCAGGCCGCCAAGCTCCGCCTCATGTGCAGCTACGGCGGCCGCATCGTCCCCCGCCCCCACGACAAGACTCTCTGCTACGTCGGAGGCGACACGCGCATCATCGTCGTCGACCGCCACACCTCCCTCGAAGCTCTCCACCGCCGCCTCTCCAGAACGCTCCTCAGCAACCAGCCCTTCTCCCTCAAGTACCAGCTCCCCACCGAGGACCTCGACTCGCTCATCACCATCACCTCCGACGAGGATCTCGACAACATGATGGAGGAGTACGACCGCCTCCACAATGCCGCCCCCGCGGCCAAGGCCGGCCGCCTGCGCCTCTTCGTGTTCCCCAAATCGGCGATGAGCATCGATCAGCTCCTCGTTCAGAATACGTCGAGCAAGCCGGAGGACTGGTTTTTCAACGCGCTTAACGGAAAATCGAGCAATCAGTCTACTACTGCTGCGAGCGATCGCGGATTTTCGGACTCGTCTTCGGTCAATAATCTGCTCGGATTGGACGATGACTTCGCCGAGAAGGCGGCGGAGAAGGACGCCGAGCTCAAAATTGAGGCGCCGAAAATTGGGGGAAATGCCAACGGAGTCGCGAATGGCAATTACGTAATTAATCAGGACGTGCACTCGATTCCAGATTCCCCTATGCTCGATACGACGTCGTCGTTCGGTTCCGCCTCGAGCTCTCCGTCTGTCCCCAACTTGCCGCGTATAAAGGTCCATGTGGAGGAGAATCGCAAGGTCGGAGGTTTGGGAATTGAGGAGCAGTTTCAGCAGATAAGCGTTAATCCGCCGTCGCAGAAGCAGGAGCAAGAGGCTTTCACGGCTGCCGGAGCAGCGAATTCTCCGTTTCCGGTAGCGGCTGGTGGCGAGTATCGGTTTGTTTCCGATGACGAGAGATCGGATCACGGTGGACAGAGAAAGGCGCAGCAGATTTCTCACTTTCAGCAGAAACAAACAAATGCTTTTGATCCATCCTCTCCACATTCGGTTTCGAG TGATGGAAGTGGAGCAAATCAATTGCACAGGCAGAGACAAGCTATTTATCACCAAGAACAACCCATACAAATTCAATCTGGAAACAGCAGAGCTCCTTCTAATCAGGCCGATTTCAACTCTGTGGATCAAGCAAACGCCCAAATTCAGATGCAACCACAGCTTCAGGAATCTGGTTATCAGATTCAACCCGAGCTGCATCAGCCACAGCAGTTCATTCAAGCTGGTAACCATTATATCCCGTCTAATGCAGCTCCAATCACGTCGTATTATCCCGTATATCCTCCCCAGCCGCAACCCCATCCACACCAACCCGTGCTTGATCAGCATTACCCTGTTTACTATGTGTCTGGGACTGGTAGACCAACCCCAGCTTATAATTTGCCAATGCAGCAACCTGGTTATAGCGAATTAGGCCAAACTGCGCCTTCCAGCCACCCTCAAACGGCACCTGTGGCCCCACCGGCAGCTTACAATCATGCCAGGAATGTTCCTTCATCCCAACCAGAACTGGTTAGTGGTTTGTATAGAACAGGTGCTTCGGCCgctcctcatcctcatccggTCCAAGCGCCTGCAAGCCAACCTCAATATGTTGCTTTTACTCCCATTCACCATTCGTCTTCAGCAGCAAATCAGAATTATGCTTATGAACTCTTTGATCCAACCAACGCGCAAATGTACTACACCAGGTTGCCACCTCAAATGGCTGCTCAGTTCCAGACCTTTCATCCGGTCCCTGCTATGGCTGCGAATGATGCATCTGCATCGCACTCAGCTGAGACGATTCACCATGGTAGCGGGTAG
- the LOC125207945 gene encoding elongator complex protein 2, with the protein MRAEGGEMTVEVERAFIGAGCNRIVHNVSWGACDLISFGAQNAVAIFCPKTAQILTTLPGHKASVNCTHWLPSSKFAFRAKNFERHYLLSGDADGEILLWEFSLADKKWRNVLQVSEKHKKCVTCISAIVLSQTDALFASSSSDGVVSIWEIIFPSSAEGECKLSCLHSIVAGRKPMVALSFVELPGNSGHLALAMGGLDNKIHIYSGERSGKFVSACELKGHNDWIRCLDFSLPLYANGEPSILLVSSSQDKGIRIWKMAVQNNHADGTKEETSLAAYIKGPIFVAGSFSYQISLESLLIGHEDWVYSVEWQPPQSSSIEGTECYQPQSILSASMDKTMMIWQPEKTTGIWMNMVTVGELSHCALGFYGGHWSPTGNSILAHGYGGSFHHWKNVGTDFDDWKPQKVPSGHFAPVSDISWSRDGEYLLSVSHDQTSRVFSAWSNESIIEDGEAWHEIARPQVHGHDINCVTMIKGKGNHRFVSGADEKVARVFEAPLSFLKTLNHTTSQKSSYADDLPSNVQILGANMSALGLSQKPIYQYESKEINNNEGIDTLETIPEAVPTVLTEPPIEEQLAWHTLWPESHKLYGHGNELFSLCCDHEGKLVASSCKAQLASVAEIWLWQVGSWKAVGRLHSHSLTVTQLEFSHDNNFLLSVSRDRHFSIFAIKHTGQDELSHELVIRQEAHKRIIWACSWNPFGHEFATGSRDKTVKIWQLVNGSSVKVLMTLPTFQSSITALSWLGVDSQKNHGLLAVGMENGVVELWTLSSTRNSDGDIAATTATLAVRFDPFLCHVSAVHRLRWQSAKKSDDSRSVQLASCGADHCVRLFQVHI; encoded by the exons ACTGCGCAAATTTTGACGACGCTTCCGGGCCACAAAGCGTCTGTGAACTGCACGCATTGGTTGCCGAGCAGCAAGTTTGCATTTAGAG CGAAGAATTTCGAAAGGCATTATCTGTTATCTGGAGATGCTGATGGAGAAATCTTGCTGTGGGAATTTTCCCTTGCTGATAAAAAA TGGAGGAATGTGCTACAAGTATCAGAAAAGcataaaaaatgtgttacttGCATCTCTGCAATTGTGCTGTCTCAGACAGATGCTTTATTTGCATCTTCCTCATCTGATGGAGTTGTGAGCATATGGGAAATCATATTTCCATCAAGTGCGGAGG GTGAATGCAAATTGTCTTGCTTGCATTCTATTGTTGCTGGTAGAAAACCTATGGTTGCTCTTTCATTTGTGGAGTTGCCTGGAAACAGTGGGCACCTAGCTCTAGCCATGGGTGGTTTGGATAACAAAATTCACATCTACAGTGGTGAGAGATCGGGAAAA TTTGTCAGTGCCTGTGAACTGAAAGGGCATAATGATTGGATTCGTTGTCTGGATTTCTCATTACCTTTATATGCAAATGGTGAACCATCAATTCTTCTTGTGAGTTCATCTCAAGACAAAGGGATACGTATATGGAAGATGGCTGTACAAAATAACCATGCTGACGGCACGAAAGAAGAAACCAGTTTGGCCGCTTATATTAAAGGTCCTATATTTGTAGCTGGTTCATTCTCTTACCAGATATCTCTGGAATCCCTTCTTATCGGACATGAGGATTGGGTGTACTCGGTGGAATGGCAGCCTCCTCAAAGCTCCTCTATTGAGGGCACTGAATGTTATCAACCTCAGAGCATTTTATCTGCATCCATGGACAAGACTATGATGATATGGCAGCCTGAGAAGACTACTGGTATATGGATGAACATGGTAACTGTCGGGGAGTTGAGTCATTGTGCTCTAGGGTTCTATGGTGGTCACTGGAGTCCAACTGGGAACTCAATTTTAGCGCATGGCTATGGTGGATCTTTTCATCATTGGAAAAATGTTGGCACTGACTTTGATGATTGGAAACCTCAGAAAGTTCCTTCTGGTCATTTTGCACCAGTGTCAGACATTTCTTGGTCTAGGGATGGAGAATATCTGCTATCTGTTAGCCATGATCAA aCATCTAGGGTATTTTCTGCATGGTCTAATGAATCTATAATAGAAGATGGAGAGGCTTGGCATGAAATTGCACGACCTCAAGTTCATGGCCATGATATTAATTGTGTGACAATGATCAAAGGTAAGGGGAACCACAGATTTGTAAGTGGGGCTGACGAGAAAGTGGCTAGAGTATTTGAGGCTCCCCTCTCCTTTTTGAAGACACTGAATCACACCACTTCTCAAAAATCTAGCTATGCTGACGATCTTCCATCAAATGTGCAAATTCTTGGTGCAAATATGTCTGCTTTAGGACTATCGCAGAAGCCAATATATCAATATG AgtcaaaagaaataaataacaatGAAGGGATTGATACCCTTGAAACTATTCCCGAAGCAGTTCCGACTGTGTTGACAGAACCACCCATTGAGGAGCAACTGGCATGGCATACACTGTGGCCGGAGTCCCACAAGCTCTATGGACATGGGAAtgaacttttttctctttgttgTGACCATGAGGGAAAGCTAGTAGCTTCATCCTGCAAG GCACAGTTGGCTTCTGTTGCGGAGATATGGCTATGGCAAGTAGGCTCTTGGAAGGCTGTAGGTCGCTTGCATTCACACAGTTTAACCGTGACACAATTGGAGTTCTCTCACGACAACAACTTTCTTTTATCTGTTTCTAGAGATCGCCATTTCTCCATATTTGCAATCAAGCATACAG GGCAAGATGAATTAAGTCACGAACTCGTCATCAGGCAGGAGGCCCATAAGAGAATAATATGGGCATGCTCTTGGAACCCGTTTGGCCACGAATTCGCCACTGGTTCGAGGGATAAGACAGTAAAGATATGGCAACTGGTAAACGGTTCATCAGTTAAGGTGCTCATGACTCTGCCGACGTTCCAGAGCAGCATTACTGCATTATCTTGGCTGGGGGTCGACAGCCAGAAGAACCACGGGCTCTTAGCAGTGGGAATGGAGAATGGTGTAGTGGAACTGTGGACTCTCTCCAGCACCAGAAATAGCGATGGCGACATTGCAGCAACAACTGCTACTCTTGCGGTTCGTTTTGACCCGTTTCTGTGTCACGTTTCTGCAGTTCATCGTCTGAGATGGCAGAGCGCGAAGAAGAGCGATGATTCTAGGAGTGTGCAGCTTGCTTCTTGTGGAGCTGATCATTGTGTGAGATTGTTTCAGGTACACATTTAG